A single Pyxicephalus adspersus chromosome 8, UCB_Pads_2.0, whole genome shotgun sequence DNA region contains:
- the STIL gene encoding SCL-interrupting locus protein, with amino-acid sequence MSTKMSLKNMQHYKEAKPSANENPINIRNMPNRMLPIHFPPTKTVLWDSTPMGEPIGLHFSYYRNPHLLLSEKALRLAYRHAKTERRVFCCFLLGSFSVDDDEEGVTLTIDRFDPGREKAGIVGKVPSALLPGDFVIPCSVSSRESAGNVTLHTTEEFAASFKGLQSHLHCKEALDLSKLLTVRAHITYSESMDNLHFDLRWAAVTVANSFESTPIKPVPIIPTALARNLSSHNNIAQLQGTHKCGYLTMDQTRKLLLVLESDPKAYTLPLVGIWLSGITHIHSPQVWASCLRYLFSSSIKERVLSESGSFLIVLYSLTHKEPEFYECMPCIGHDPLGCQLLTCEDSLHLFKNAESSKQSPLMFELSTESQNAEAYLLSEVSKTISDSVFKLHASPAKLSVSDHDSGVEDEDFSPRPSPHPHPSFQQVTRIHPSVPELSLVFGSVIEPKPAVQNSEISNKKVPPMSSTPKVVNNQFITAYPHNDLYGKESMPKPLPVPSKTCKPIGTKPSRGKSSTGDKAHFHGNGQMRRNSTSSSTSSSSLSTPRTGSSPDTSVHQVKGSSEHDLRCSINGPCPEQPPLTSSPYSRRSSLPHSPNHNATFPLQTRPLSDAQKLTQNFTTCRHQTNICSCCVGIASVQCHSPNSWPAVSHIGHRNLESQSEPHGNVIPFYQNMPCPNACCSPMLMNSGRMMGCTTPVDAANSPGRRDSLPVNSCNSNPCMAMAPTSIPAPNGMMGLSTEAYQLLAEQDKQLKLLQAQIQRLLEAQAAQGTSKPSHSEKSAESVATETEISEPVRKTSVSIAVSTGASLFWNPPPCPEEEESLNKQDESELCNELTAAVNNEQDTSNSTIASSLKAVDIYSFAENSQLTDCTGYSPPALQPVCSTRNEPPSPQLLHDEQLSTNSIMYDAHQEHQGKQKASDHGVSAPSLPPGKFYQDLLNQVNNLLKTSSSASEESCENISRVNSRVSEPLSDKSKEYVACDSSRSDQHSVQKATLKQLKSLGVEIGSATSEVKQNSADTADNACVLACINPDAVIPRLNYMSFTNIGLSGFVPSGVDLSMEANAIALKYLSESQLTQLSLNHTNQNKDVDSSSFHGLFPGNSEKSMVGLSLISPSNMSFATMKYLKRYALIDSNDSSDDELDPSSETAHLSVDQVDRNKKFSSDLSESKQSMDLSSEPKTTPRTSEKAAVEFVYHPEGNKLRNITNEMPKKAMAPVQASDEASLHFLKDINPKSKLLSGKTLFKDHHDKENGRSSPLFNAKDSNSSGKKVAAGSLEILDVNHLRQLPKLF; translated from the exons ATGAGCACAAAGATGAGTTTAAAGAATATGCAGCACTACAAGGAGGCCAAGCCCAGTGCTAATGAAAACCCGATTAATATTAG gaATATGCCAAACAGGATGCTACCTATTCATTTCCCTCCAACTAAAACTGTACTCTGGGACTCAACACCCATGGGAGAGCCAATAGGGTTACATTTCAGCTATTACAG GAATCCTCACTTGTTGCTTTCTGAGAAAGCTTTGCGGCTCGCTTATAGACATGCAAAGACGGAGAGAAGAGTTTTCTGCTGCTTCTTACTTGGATCTTTCTCTGTGGATGATG ATGAGGAAGGTGTAACCTTGACCATTGATCGGTTTGATCCTGGGAGGGAGAAAGCCGGCATTGTAGGGAAGGTTCCCTCTGCTCTCCTACCTGGAGATTTTGTGATTCCTTGCTCTGTATCTAGCAGAGAGTCAGCTGGAAATGTCACTCTGCATACTACAGAGGAATTTGCTGCTTCTTTTAAG ggTCTGCAGAGCCATCTTCACTGCAAAGAAGCCTTGGATCTTTCAAAATTGCTCACTGTAAGAGCTCATATCACTTACTCGGAGAGCATGGACAATCTTCACTTTGATCTTCGCTGGGCGGCTGTCACGGTAGCAAATTCATTTGAAAGTACTCCCATAAAGCCTGTCCCAATTATACCCACGGCCCTAGCCAGGAACCTGAGCAGTCACAATAATATTGCACAGCTTCAAGGGACACACAAATGCGG ATATTTGACGATGGACCAAACTCGTAAGCTGCTTCTTGTCCTAGAGTCTGATCCAAAGGCATATACACTTCCACTTGTTGGAAT CTGGCTGAGTGGGATCACACACATTCACAGTCCACAGGTTTGGGCTAGCTGTCTGCGCTATCTGTTTAGCTCATCAATTAAGGAACG GGTGCTCTCAGAGTCTGGAAGTTTCCTCATTGTTCTCTATTCACTGACTCATAAGGAGCCTGAGTTCTATGAATGCATGCCATGTATTGGTCACGATCCTCTTGGCTGCCAGTTGCTAACCTGCGAAGATTCTTTACATCTTtttaaa aatgcgGAATCCTCTAAACAGTCACCCCTGATGTTTGAGCTCTCTACTGAGAGTCAGAATGCTGAAGCGTATCTGCTTAGTGAAGTTTCCAAGACCATTTCTGATTCTGT GTTTAAACTGCATGCTTCTCCTGCTAAGTTATCCGTAAGTGACCATGATTCTGGAGTAGAAGATGAGGATTTCTCTCCTAGGCCTTCGCCTCACCCTCATCCTTCATTTCAACAG GTCACCAGGATCCATCCATCCGTTCCTGAACTTTCTTTGGTGTTTGGAAGTGTCATAGAACCAAAACCTGCTGTACAAAATTCAGAGATCAGCAATAAAAAGGTTCCTCCAATGTCCTCGACGCCAAAAGTTGTAAACAATCAGTTCATTACTGCTTACCCCCATAATGATTTATATGGGAAGGAATCTATGCCAAAACCTTTACCTGTTCCTAGTAAAACTTGCAAACCCATAGGCACAAAACCGTCTAGGGGAAAGTCATCTACAGGTGACAAAGCACATTTCCATGGTAATGGCCAGATGAGAAGAAACTCCACATCATCCTCTACTTCATCCTCCTCTCTTTCCACACCTCGAACTGGCTCATCGCCGGACACATCTGTACATCAGGTCAAAGGATCGTCTGAACATGACCTTAGATGTAGCATCAATGGACCTTGTCCTGAGCAACCACCGCTGACATCTTCACCTTATTCTAGACGGTCGTCCTTGCCCCACTCCCCAAACCACAATGCCACCTTCCCCCTTCAAACAAGGCCACTTTCTGATGCCCAAAAGCTAACACAGAATTTTACTACTTGCCGCCATCAGACCAATATCTGCAGCTGTTGTGTTGGCATTGCTTCTGTTCAGTGCCATTCACCAAATTCCTGGCCAGCTGTGAGCCATATCGGTCATCGGAACCTGGAGAGCCAGTCAGAGCCTCATGGAAATGTCATTCCGTTTTATCAGAATATGCCATGCCCGAATGCTTGTTGCAGCCCTATGTTAATGAACTCTGGCAGAATGATGGGATGTACCACTCCAGTAGATGCTGCCAACTCTCCTGGCAGAAGGGACTCCTTGCCAGTAAATTCTTGCAATTCAAACCCATGCATGGCCATGGCACCTACCTCGATTCCTGCACCCAATGGCATGATGGGACTTTCCACAGAAGCCTACCAGCTATTAGCAGAACAAGACAAGCAGCTAAAACTTCTACAAGCTCAG ATCCAGCGTTTGCTTGAAGCCCAGGCTGCTCAAGGAACATCTAAACCTTCACACTCTGAGAAATCGGCGGAATCCGTAGCTACTGAGACTGAGATCTCTGAGCCTGTGCGGAAGACCAGTGTGAGCATCGCTGTCAGCACAG GTGCCAGTCTGTTTTGGAACCCCCCTCCATGTCCTGAGGAAGAGGAGTCCCTAAATAAACAGGATGAGTCTGAGCTTTGTAATGAGCTGACTGCCGCTGTGAACAATGAGCAAGATACAAGCAACTCCACCATCGCTTCCTCCTTAAAAGCCGTGGACATTTACAGCTTTGCAGAGAACAGTCAGCTGACAGACTGCACTGGCTATTCCCCTCCTGCGCTGCAGCC ggTTTGTAGTACAAGGAACGAGCCTCCGTCTCCTCAGCTGCTACACGATGAGCAACTATCCACAAATTCCATCATGTATGACGCACACCAAGAGCACCAGGGGAAGCAAAAAGCTTCAGATCATGGAGTCTCTGCTCCTAGTCTGCCACCAGGGAAATTTTATCAAGATTTActt AACCAAGTAAACAATTTGCTGAAGACCTCATCCTCCGCCAGTGAGGAGTCTTGTGAAAATATTTCCAGGGTAAATTCTAGAGTAAGCGAACCTCTTTCGGATAAGTCCAAAGAGTATGTGGCATGTGACAGCAGCCGCAGTGaccagcacagtgtacagaaggcCACACTAAAGCAGCTGAAGTCTCTAGGAGTGGAAATTGGCAGCGCAACATCTGAAGTGAAGCAGAACAGTGCAGACACTGCAGATAATGCATG TGTCTTGGCATGCATTAACCCAGATGCCGTCATCCCAAGACTAAACTACATGTCCTTTACAAATATTGGCTTGAGTGGCTTTGTACCCAGTGGAGTAGATTTAAGTATGGAAGCCAATGCCATTGCCTTGAAGTACCTGAGCGAGTCCCAACTGACCCAGCTGTCCCTTAATCACACAAACCAGAACAAGGATGTAGACTCTTCCTCCTTTCATGGCCTGTTTCCTGGGAACTCTGAGAAGAGCATGGTTGGCCTGAGCCTAATTTCACCAAGCAATATGTCATTTGCCACCATGAAATACCTGAAGCGTTATGCCCTTATTGACAGCAATGACAGCAGTGATGACGAGTTGGATCCATCTTCAGAAACCGCTCACTTATCTGTGGACCAGGTTGATAGGAACAAGAAGTTTTCCTCTGACCTTTCTGAAAGTAAACAGAGTATGGATTTGAGTTCTGAACCCAAGACAACCCCAAGAACATCAGAAAAAGCtgcagttgaatttgtatatcaCCCAGAGGGAAATAAATTGAGAAATATTACAAACGAGATGCCAAAGAAAGCTATGGCACCTGTACAAGCATCCGATGAGGCATCTCTACATTTTCTGAAAGACATTAACCCTAAATCTAAGCTCTTGTCAGGGAAAACTCTGTTTAAAGATCACCATGATAAAGAGAATGGTAGAAGTTCACCACTCTTCAATGCAAAAGACTCCAACTCCTCAGGGAAAAAAGTGGCAGCGGGTTCTCTTGAAATTTTAGATGTCAACCATCTTCGCCAGCTCCCCAAACTGTTCTAA